A single genomic interval of Lathyrus oleraceus cultivar Zhongwan6 chromosome 7, CAAS_Psat_ZW6_1.0, whole genome shotgun sequence harbors:
- the LOC127104661 gene encoding DEAD-box ATP-dependent RNA helicase 1 isoform X2, translated as MGEVKQQSIPVLPWMRDPIDVALSQQLPLHSVPSLHPKLKSALEDMGISSLFPVQVAVWDETVGPGNFERDLCVNSPTGSGKTLAYALPLVQILSGRITKCLRALIVVPTRDLALQVKRVFDAVASPLGLRVGLAVGQSSLAAEISELVDMPARDIGMCYDPHCVSLPRFQSKVDILVATPGRLMDHINTTIGFTLEHLHYLVVDETDRLLREAYQSWLPTVLELTQSNDDGFFQPSDSFFPCSVGALRTRRRCGVERGFKDKPYPRLAKMVLSATLTQDPGRLIQLNLHHPLLLKAGEMRYRLPENLESYKLVCETKVKPLYLIALLKSMGEEKCLVFTKSVDSTYRLCKLLNCFGDLQIDIKEYSSLQHQRVRSKTLNEFRKGMFQVLVSSDALTRGMDVEGDC; from the exons ATGGGTGAAGTAAAACAACAAAGTATTCCCGTTTTGCCATGGATGCGAGACCCCATCGACGTCGCTCTCTCTCAACAACTACCCCTTCATTCCGTCCCTTCTCTCCACCCTAA GTTGAAGTCAGCATTGGAGGACATGGGAATCTCAAGTTTGTTCCCAGTGCAAGTTGCAGTTTGGGATGAAACAGTTGGCCCTGGCAATTTTGAGCGAGACCTCTGTGTTAACTCACCCACCGGAAGTGGAAAAACCCTCGCCTACGCTCTCCCCTTAGTGCAGATACTATCAGGCCGCATCACCAAATGCCTTCGTGCCTTAATTGTTGTCCCCACTCGCGACCTAGCTTTGCAGGTCAAACGAGTCTTCGACGCCGTTGCGTCTCCGTTAGGCTTGCGTGTTGGCTTGGCCGTTGGTCAATCGTCATTAGCCGCTGAGATTTCGGAGCTCGTTGACATGCCGGCACGTGATATAGGCATGTGCTATGATCCGCATTGCGTTTCGCTTCCTCGTTTTCAGAGTAAGGTTGACATATTGGTAGCAACCCCTGGTAGGCTTATGGATCACATTAATACGACCATAGGCTTCACGCTTGAGCATCTTCATTATCTT GTGGTTGATGAAACAGATCGATTGCTTCGTGAGGCATACCAGTCATGGTTGCCTACTGTGCTTGAACTGACCCAATCTAATGATGATGGCTTTTTCCAACCGTCTGATTCTTTTTTCCCCTGTTCTGTTGGTGCATTAAGAACCAGAAGAAGATG TGGAGTTGAGAGGGGCTTCAAGGACAAGCCTTATCCTAGGCTGGCAAAGATGGTTCTATCCGCGACATTAACTCAGGATCCAGGCAGGCTTATTCAACTTAATTTGCATCACCCTTTGTTATTGAAAGCTGGAGAAATGCGTTATCGGCTCCCAGAAAATTTGGAATCTTATAAACTG GTTTGTGAAACAAAGGTCAAACCCTTGTACTTAATTGCCCTTTTGAAATCCATGGGAGAAGAAAAATGCCTAGTTTTCACAAAATCTGTGGATTCCACATATCGTCTCTGCAAATTGTTGAATTGTTTTGGAGATCTGCAAATTGATATCAAAGAGTATTCTAGTCTTCAACATCAACGTGTAAGAAG TAAGACATTGAATGAATTTCGGAAAGGGATGTTTCAAGTGCTTGTATCTTCTGATGCGTTGACTCGTGGAATGGATGTTGAAGGG GACTGCTAG
- the LOC127104661 gene encoding DEAD-box ATP-dependent RNA helicase 1 isoform X1 — MGEVKQQSIPVLPWMRDPIDVALSQQLPLHSVPSLHPKLKSALEDMGISSLFPVQVAVWDETVGPGNFERDLCVNSPTGSGKTLAYALPLVQILSGRITKCLRALIVVPTRDLALQVKRVFDAVASPLGLRVGLAVGQSSLAAEISELVDMPARDIGMCYDPHCVSLPRFQSKVDILVATPGRLMDHINTTIGFTLEHLHYLVVDETDRLLREAYQSWLPTVLELTQSNDDGFFQPSDSFFPCSVGALRTRRRCGVERGFKDKPYPRLAKMVLSATLTQDPGRLIQLNLHHPLLLKAGEMRYRLPENLESYKLVCETKVKPLYLIALLKSMGEEKCLVFTKSVDSTYRLCKLLNCFGDLQIDIKEYSSLQHQRVRSKTLNEFRKGMFQVLVSSDALTRGMDVEGVRNVINYDVPKFIKTYVHRAGRTARAGQAGRCFTLMSEDEVRRFKKLMRKAEGGSCLEHFVSSSQIEALSTDYQSALTKYKEIISKTRKKPKA, encoded by the exons ATGGGTGAAGTAAAACAACAAAGTATTCCCGTTTTGCCATGGATGCGAGACCCCATCGACGTCGCTCTCTCTCAACAACTACCCCTTCATTCCGTCCCTTCTCTCCACCCTAA GTTGAAGTCAGCATTGGAGGACATGGGAATCTCAAGTTTGTTCCCAGTGCAAGTTGCAGTTTGGGATGAAACAGTTGGCCCTGGCAATTTTGAGCGAGACCTCTGTGTTAACTCACCCACCGGAAGTGGAAAAACCCTCGCCTACGCTCTCCCCTTAGTGCAGATACTATCAGGCCGCATCACCAAATGCCTTCGTGCCTTAATTGTTGTCCCCACTCGCGACCTAGCTTTGCAGGTCAAACGAGTCTTCGACGCCGTTGCGTCTCCGTTAGGCTTGCGTGTTGGCTTGGCCGTTGGTCAATCGTCATTAGCCGCTGAGATTTCGGAGCTCGTTGACATGCCGGCACGTGATATAGGCATGTGCTATGATCCGCATTGCGTTTCGCTTCCTCGTTTTCAGAGTAAGGTTGACATATTGGTAGCAACCCCTGGTAGGCTTATGGATCACATTAATACGACCATAGGCTTCACGCTTGAGCATCTTCATTATCTT GTGGTTGATGAAACAGATCGATTGCTTCGTGAGGCATACCAGTCATGGTTGCCTACTGTGCTTGAACTGACCCAATCTAATGATGATGGCTTTTTCCAACCGTCTGATTCTTTTTTCCCCTGTTCTGTTGGTGCATTAAGAACCAGAAGAAGATG TGGAGTTGAGAGGGGCTTCAAGGACAAGCCTTATCCTAGGCTGGCAAAGATGGTTCTATCCGCGACATTAACTCAGGATCCAGGCAGGCTTATTCAACTTAATTTGCATCACCCTTTGTTATTGAAAGCTGGAGAAATGCGTTATCGGCTCCCAGAAAATTTGGAATCTTATAAACTG GTTTGTGAAACAAAGGTCAAACCCTTGTACTTAATTGCCCTTTTGAAATCCATGGGAGAAGAAAAATGCCTAGTTTTCACAAAATCTGTGGATTCCACATATCGTCTCTGCAAATTGTTGAATTGTTTTGGAGATCTGCAAATTGATATCAAAGAGTATTCTAGTCTTCAACATCAACGTGTAAGAAG TAAGACATTGAATGAATTTCGGAAAGGGATGTTTCAAGTGCTTGTATCTTCTGATGCGTTGACTCGTGGAATGGATGTTGAAGGGGTAAGAAATGTCATTAATTATGATGTGCCCAAATTCATAAAAACTTATGTTCATCGGGCTGGTAGGACTGCTAGAGCGGGCCAGGCTGGGCGTTGCTTCACATTGATGTCAGAAGATGAG GTTCGGCGATTTAAGAAGTTAATGCGAAAGGCTGAGGGTGGTTCTTGTCTCGAGCATTTTGTTTCGTCCAGTCAAATTGAAGCACTCAGTACAGACTACCAGTCAG CACTGACAAAATATAAGGAGATAATTTCGAAGACACGAAAGAAACCCAAGGCTTAG